The following are from one region of the Bradyrhizobium septentrionale genome:
- a CDS encoding ABC transporter permease produces the protein MTDVPASNGMGLTARMVDALKAITEFVGRHGAMPTRRALADVMGCNPNNANRLMDSLVERGELSAVTRRGWVAVAGFGRDGVLISVRPHIAARLAAYCAANGEKVTAVADDAIQLHLDQLEGDVATVVPCGDGVAIVVDDEEGAS, from the coding sequence TTGACCGACGTTCCCGCATCCAATGGCATGGGGCTAACAGCCCGCATGGTCGACGCGTTGAAAGCGATCACTGAATTTGTCGGTCGCCACGGTGCGATGCCGACGCGCCGCGCGCTGGCCGACGTGATGGGCTGTAATCCGAACAACGCCAACCGCCTGATGGATAGCCTGGTCGAGCGGGGCGAGCTGTCGGCCGTGACGCGGCGCGGCTGGGTCGCGGTCGCTGGTTTCGGCCGCGACGGCGTCCTGATCTCGGTCCGGCCGCATATCGCGGCGCGGCTCGCGGCCTATTGCGCGGCGAACGGCGAGAAGGTGACGGCCGTCGCCGATGACGCGATCCAGCTGCATCTCGACCAGCTCGAGGGCGACGTCGCTACTGTCGTGCCGTGCGGCGACGGTGTCGCCATTGTCGTCGACGACGAGGAGGGCGCCTCGTGA
- a CDS encoding DUF7220 family protein, whose amino-acid sequence MKQTKLASLAESAINVLVGFVISLAAQVYFLPLLGVTVSIAQNVTFALIMTAISICRSYLLRRLFEALHIRRPLSSFMQAVIAERFRQIEREGWSTEHDDGYDRGTLGRAGAAFILHAGTESPAVPHEWPWTREWWKPAGYRRDLVRGVALAIAEGERFDRNRNPTGVPARLRRPLAAQELQR is encoded by the coding sequence ATGAAGCAAACGAAACTGGCATCACTCGCGGAGAGCGCGATCAACGTCTTGGTTGGTTTCGTCATCAGCCTTGCGGCGCAGGTCTATTTCCTGCCGCTGCTCGGCGTCACGGTCTCGATCGCGCAGAACGTCACGTTTGCGCTGATCATGACCGCAATCTCGATCTGCAGGTCGTACCTGCTGCGCCGGCTATTCGAGGCGCTGCATATTCGCCGGCCGCTGTCGTCGTTCATGCAGGCTGTTATCGCCGAGCGCTTTCGCCAGATCGAGCGGGAGGGTTGGTCGACCGAGCACGACGACGGATACGATCGCGGCACGCTGGGCCGAGCTGGTGCTGCGTTCATTTTGCATGCCGGCACGGAATCGCCCGCGGTGCCGCACGAATGGCCCTGGACGCGCGAATGGTGGAAGCCGGCTGGCTATCGGCGTGACCTGGTCCGCGGTGTCGCCTTGGCGATCGCCGAGGGCGAGCGGTTCGATCGCAACCGGAATCCGACCGGCGTTCCGGCTCGATTGAGGCGACCGCTTGCTGCGCAGGAGCTGCAGCGATGA
- a CDS encoding helix-turn-helix domain-containing protein → MTAKRRARRIASDEATAWARNLELGNPYAKSVLRALGEYVDGDGICWVGIPSLAGDCDLSQDTVRRRLAWLEEIGAIGRTPQWLDENGRRNGDGRGKRTTDLIRLLVDADIDAIEARAAGRNVDENQVNSRSISPSWQQGLNSGADDVSPRPALGQPSQCSQDLDSFEPEPEDPPKSPSGGFPDDRETIEQSEPVEFAAAFEGYVGHEVMRRDLALEEFRLLTQEDRVWCGHAVPLYMAKLRELKQRRPMNFHLWVRTRGFREFPAPGAAPAKPAPPQRRFVQGDELKGLAVAPQIAERRELRIFSEKDLGEGVWVQRGPQADLAAMAEFAGTDRDAWQVVDQGTPQFAAWRDRLAFWIGAEPHAERIFLEPFDPSVHGVSASHPNFRLRKAKQGFRVPAPWPPRRDGTWQGAGESE, encoded by the coding sequence ATGACCGCGAAAAGGCGGGCGCGACGCATTGCCTCGGACGAGGCCACTGCATGGGCGCGCAATCTCGAGCTGGGCAATCCTTACGCAAAGAGCGTGCTGCGCGCGCTGGGCGAGTATGTCGACGGCGATGGCATCTGCTGGGTCGGCATTCCGTCGCTGGCGGGGGATTGCGATCTATCGCAGGACACGGTTCGACGGCGGCTCGCCTGGCTCGAGGAGATCGGCGCGATCGGTCGGACGCCGCAATGGCTCGATGAGAACGGCCGCCGCAATGGTGATGGTCGTGGCAAGCGCACCACGGATCTGATCCGGCTGCTTGTCGACGCGGATATCGACGCGATCGAGGCGCGGGCCGCCGGGCGCAACGTCGACGAAAATCAAGTAAATTCAAGGTCGATTAGCCCTAGCTGGCAGCAAGGGCTAAATTCCGGCGCCGACGACGTTAGCCCTCGGCCAGCCCTCGGCCAGCCCTCGCAGTGCAGCCAGGACCTAGACTCTTTTGAACCTGAACCTGAAGATCCCCCTAAGTCCCCCTCCGGGGGATTTCCGGATGATCGCGAGACGATCGAGCAAAGCGAGCCTGTTGAGTTTGCAGCGGCATTCGAGGGCTATGTCGGCCATGAGGTCATGCGGCGCGACCTGGCGCTCGAGGAGTTCCGCCTCCTGACGCAGGAGGATCGCGTCTGGTGCGGGCATGCCGTGCCGCTCTACATGGCGAAACTGCGCGAGCTCAAACAGCGCCGGCCGATGAATTTTCATCTGTGGGTGCGGACGCGAGGTTTTCGTGAATTCCCTGCGCCTGGTGCTGCGCCGGCAAAGCCCGCGCCTCCGCAACGGCGGTTCGTGCAAGGGGATGAGCTCAAGGGCTTGGCGGTGGCGCCGCAGATCGCCGAGCGGCGCGAGCTGCGCATCTTCAGCGAAAAGGATCTCGGCGAGGGCGTCTGGGTGCAGCGCGGGCCGCAGGCTGACCTGGCGGCAATGGCCGAATTTGCGGGCACTGATCGCGACGCGTGGCAGGTCGTCGACCAGGGAACGCCGCAGTTTGCCGCCTGGCGCGATCGCCTGGCGTTCTGGATCGGCGCCGAGCCGCACGCCGAGCGGATCTTTCTCGAGCCGTTTGATCCGAGCGTTCACGGCGTCTCGGCGTCGCATCCAAATTTCCGGTTGAGGAAGGCAAAGCAGGGATTTCGCGTGCCGGCGCCGTGGCCGCCGCGACGCGATGGAACGTGGCAGGGCGCAGGGGAGAGCGAATGA
- the nusG gene encoding transcription termination/antitermination protein NusG, with product MNMQYRKGQIVGYVETNDRLAVPATPASWRVLQVMPGRDAKVIKAFGERCISGWSPTVVHFVERGSGQVARRPHLGRRIEKPFLPGLIFLPDFELGRLAEIRSIPDVDNLLEFGELRSWLNATEMQLLRDIVKIENMLPSRRRWALAQLFLRYGFITVAEVKDETEMRVGREIRVADGLFSGFRALIERVDSKGRLSVLVSDGKHGVKVSGLTEAQIELID from the coding sequence ATGAACATGCAATACCGCAAGGGGCAGATCGTTGGATATGTCGAGACCAACGATCGATTGGCGGTGCCGGCGACGCCGGCGAGCTGGCGCGTGCTGCAGGTCATGCCTGGCCGCGACGCGAAGGTCATCAAGGCTTTCGGCGAGCGCTGCATCAGCGGCTGGTCGCCGACCGTCGTTCATTTCGTCGAGCGCGGTAGCGGTCAGGTGGCCCGGCGTCCGCATCTCGGCCGGCGGATCGAAAAGCCGTTTCTGCCCGGCCTGATCTTCCTGCCTGATTTCGAGCTAGGTCGTCTCGCCGAGATCCGCAGCATTCCTGACGTCGACAATCTGCTCGAGTTCGGAGAGCTGCGATCGTGGCTCAACGCGACCGAGATGCAGCTGCTGCGCGACATCGTCAAAATCGAGAACATGCTGCCGTCACGGCGCCGATGGGCACTTGCGCAGCTGTTCCTGCGGTATGGCTTCATCACGGTCGCCGAGGTCAAAGACGAAACGGAAATGAGAGTAGGGCGCGAGATCCGCGTCGCCGATGGCCTGTTCTCCGGCTTTCGAGCGCTGATCGAGCGAGTTGACTCAAAAGGCCGACTCAGCGTCTTAGTCAGCGACGGAAAGCACGGCGTCAAGGTAAGTGGTTTGACCGAGGCGCAGATCGAGCTGATCGACTAA
- a CDS encoding HNH endonuclease, translating into MTQPPWKAWYKLARWRALRLRIFLRDLYTCQRKGCGRVEPNTSLLVCDHVIPHRGDEHLFWDDGNLQTLCKACHDSAKQAEEQASLHTRGVWD; encoded by the coding sequence ATGACGCAGCCGCCCTGGAAAGCCTGGTACAAGCTCGCGCGCTGGCGAGCGCTCCGCCTGCGCATCTTCCTGCGCGATCTCTACACGTGCCAGCGCAAGGGCTGCGGCAGGGTCGAGCCGAATACGTCGCTCTTGGTCTGCGACCATGTCATCCCGCATCGTGGTGATGAGCACCTGTTCTGGGATGACGGCAACCTGCAGACACTTTGCAAGGCATGCCACGACAGCGCCAAGCAGGCCGAGGAGCAGGCGAGCCTGCACACGCGCGGCGTCTGGGATTGA
- a CDS encoding terminase TerL endonuclease subunit, which yields MLPSIEAAAPAAATWDLSRVDWQERIRDGRSLMPDMPLFAGEADMAQAFYDEIQLPDVPGKPKMRTASGPWFRELVRAAFGSWDAANQVRYIRDILALVPKGSSKTTNSAALLIVAMLMNYRPRGKALFVGPTQAISTRAYDQAVGMIEESPDLKRRFRTHDHEMMIEDLVTKAEAQVKTFDVNILTGAMGLFFVLLDEIHLLGFNAKGAKVLRQIRGGLDKTPEGLLVMTTTQSDDIPAGIFKSELKFARNVRDGKYRGKVIRPMLPLLYEFPQDIATLTREERKNGVEPRWMNPVNWPMVMPNLGRSGPALAELVADWEGERDKGEEAIRIWASQHLNIEIGQGINNEGWGGADLWDAQVIKGLDLDAILARCEVVTIGIDSGGRDDLLGLAVIGRERGTRHWLSWSYAWADPIVLERRKDIANQLQDFVEEGSMTIVDMADAIADLGVLVARIVASGLLPQKNGVGIDPNQAAAIIEALLAVGVTDDMLRRLLQGSALAPAVYGLDFKLADATFWHAGQGLMSWVVGNAKTERRGNADMVTKQVAGSAKIDPFIALLEAAILMSWNPTAGLLVTGADILTVV from the coding sequence ATGCTGCCCTCGATCGAGGCCGCGGCGCCGGCCGCTGCGACGTGGGATCTGTCCCGCGTTGATTGGCAGGAGCGCATCCGCGACGGCCGCTCGCTGATGCCGGATATGCCGCTGTTCGCCGGCGAGGCGGACATGGCGCAGGCGTTCTATGACGAGATCCAGCTGCCTGACGTGCCTGGCAAGCCAAAAATGCGGACTGCGTCCGGTCCGTGGTTCCGCGAGCTGGTGCGCGCGGCATTCGGCAGCTGGGACGCGGCCAACCAGGTCCGATATATCCGCGACATCCTCGCGCTGGTGCCGAAAGGATCGTCAAAGACGACCAACTCGGCGGCGCTGCTGATCGTCGCGATGCTGATGAACTATCGGCCGCGCGGTAAAGCGCTGTTTGTCGGTCCGACGCAGGCGATCTCGACGCGCGCCTATGACCAGGCGGTCGGCATGATCGAGGAGTCGCCGGATCTCAAACGGCGTTTTCGCACTCACGATCATGAGATGATGATCGAGGACCTGGTCACCAAGGCCGAGGCGCAGGTCAAAACTTTCGACGTCAACATCCTAACCGGCGCGATGGGCCTGTTTTTCGTGCTGCTCGACGAGATCCATTTGCTCGGATTCAACGCAAAGGGCGCCAAAGTGCTGCGCCAGATCCGCGGCGGCCTCGACAAGACGCCGGAGGGCCTGCTCGTCATGACGACGACGCAGAGCGACGACATTCCGGCCGGAATTTTCAAGTCGGAGCTGAAATTTGCGCGCAACGTTCGTGACGGGAAGTATCGCGGCAAGGTCATTCGGCCGATGCTGCCGCTGCTCTACGAATTTCCGCAGGACATCGCGACGTTGACGCGCGAGGAGCGGAAAAACGGCGTCGAGCCGCGCTGGATGAACCCGGTCAACTGGCCGATGGTGATGCCGAACCTCGGCCGCTCCGGTCCGGCCCTGGCGGAGCTCGTCGCAGATTGGGAAGGCGAGCGCGACAAGGGCGAGGAAGCGATCCGGATCTGGGCGTCGCAGCATCTCAATATCGAGATCGGCCAGGGCATCAATAACGAGGGCTGGGGCGGCGCGGATCTCTGGGATGCGCAGGTCATCAAGGGACTCGACCTTGATGCGATCCTGGCGCGCTGCGAGGTCGTCACGATCGGAATCGACTCCGGCGGCCGTGACGACCTGCTCGGCCTTGCGGTGATAGGCCGCGAGCGCGGTACGCGGCATTGGCTGTCCTGGTCCTACGCCTGGGCAGACCCGATCGTCCTCGAGCGGCGGAAAGACATCGCCAACCAGCTGCAGGATTTCGTCGAGGAAGGGTCGATGACGATCGTCGACATGGCCGACGCGATCGCGGATCTCGGCGTTCTGGTCGCCCGCATCGTCGCGAGCGGTCTGCTACCGCAGAAAAACGGCGTCGGCATCGATCCGAACCAGGCTGCAGCGATTATCGAGGCTTTGCTCGCTGTCGGCGTGACCGACGACATGCTGCGGCGCCTGCTGCAGGGCTCGGCGCTCGCGCCGGCGGTCTATGGCCTCGATTTCAAGCTCGCCGACGCAACGTTCTGGCATGCCGGGCAGGGCCTTATGTCTTGGGTTGTCGGCAACGCCAAAACCGAGCGGCGCGGTAACGCCGACATGGTGACCAAGCAAGTCGCCGGCTCGGCCAAGATCGATCCGTTTATCGCGTTGCTCGAGGCCGCGATCCTCATGAGCTGGAATCCAACGGCCGGGCTGCTCGTGACCGGCGCTGACATCCTGACGGTGGTCTGA
- a CDS encoding phage portal protein yields MGILRSGLGSAFRAVANAFDPGAPRDMSDPQYWADFGGRMSLAGVDVTDSNVSQLGAVQAVRHGLSSAMKSLPASVYRRGANGAREALPDHPVTRLFAASPNGRQTPAELVGELAWNVSYYRNAYCAIVPPGDPRASNYYAVGGLEWLHPRRLAMVERGIDGHLYYTFNPPTTLVQGAQLKQTTYRDDELWHIRSNPLREDGLLGEPIFHSARNVFARAIAVHDYGDIWFKNNGQSGGTLEHPGVFKDKEERNTFLENWRAAGTGLNRHKDRLLTHGVKYNPIKVTNSEAQLLETEDAADTAVFGLWSYPPHRASRLKRATNNNVEQQSLDFVVGCMAPLAIELEQGVERDLLLDNERGDLFFEFNFFGLLRGDLLNRYRAYLIGRQGEWLSANDILRFENMSPRTDAGGDEYKNPLTKDSAGGAQGVDDKAGGNGGSSSPNEDGNDD; encoded by the coding sequence ATGGGAATTTTGAGGAGCGGGCTGGGCTCGGCGTTCCGCGCCGTCGCCAACGCGTTTGATCCTGGCGCGCCGCGCGACATGAGCGATCCGCAATATTGGGCTGATTTCGGCGGTCGTATGTCGCTCGCCGGCGTCGACGTCACGGACAGCAACGTCAGCCAGCTCGGTGCCGTCCAGGCGGTGCGTCACGGCCTTTCCTCGGCCATGAAATCGCTGCCGGCGTCGGTCTACCGGCGCGGCGCGAACGGCGCGCGCGAGGCGCTGCCGGATCATCCTGTCACCAGGCTATTTGCGGCCAGTCCGAACGGTCGCCAGACGCCGGCCGAGCTGGTCGGCGAGCTCGCCTGGAACGTTTCTTATTATCGTAATGCCTATTGTGCGATCGTGCCGCCGGGAGATCCCCGCGCCTCGAACTATTACGCGGTCGGCGGCCTCGAATGGCTGCATCCGCGGCGCCTGGCGATGGTCGAGCGCGGGATCGACGGTCACCTGTATTACACGTTCAATCCGCCGACGACCCTCGTCCAGGGCGCGCAGCTCAAACAGACGACCTATCGCGACGACGAGCTCTGGCATATCCGCTCGAATCCGCTGCGCGAGGATGGCCTGCTCGGCGAGCCGATTTTCCATAGTGCGCGGAACGTCTTTGCGCGCGCGATCGCCGTGCATGACTACGGGGACATCTGGTTCAAGAATAACGGCCAGTCCGGCGGCACGCTCGAGCATCCCGGCGTGTTCAAGGACAAGGAAGAACGAAACACATTCCTCGAAAACTGGCGCGCTGCAGGGACCGGGCTGAATAGGCACAAGGATCGGTTGCTGACGCATGGCGTCAAATATAATCCGATCAAGGTGACCAATTCCGAGGCGCAGCTGCTCGAGACCGAGGACGCCGCCGACACTGCAGTTTTCGGCCTATGGAGTTACCCGCCGCATCGCGCCTCGCGCCTGAAACGCGCGACAAATAACAACGTCGAGCAGCAGTCGCTCGATTTTGTCGTCGGCTGTATGGCGCCGCTTGCGATCGAGCTCGAGCAGGGCGTCGAGCGGGATTTGCTGCTCGACAATGAGCGCGGCGATCTGTTTTTCGAGTTCAACTTTTTCGGCCTGCTGCGCGGCGACCTGCTCAATCGTTACCGCGCCTATCTGATCGGCCGCCAGGGCGAATGGTTGTCCGCAAACGACATCCTGCGGTTTGAGAACATGTCGCCGCGGACCGATGCCGGCGGCGACGAGTACAAAAACCCGCTGACAAAGGACTCCGCCGGCGGCGCGCAAGGCGTCGACGACAAGGCCGGCGGCAATGGCGGCTCGAGCTCTCCAAACGAGGACGGCAACGATGATTAA
- a CDS encoding S49 family peptidase, which translates to MIKVETVAPDLRQAVTQITSIDALVALEVSALADCLARAEQRQAQAAAAAAQASSSAGKIALISVAGGLTPRGSWFGSSLYGIAVQVTRAADDQDVAGVVLDVDSPGGTVAGTVEAANAIASAAAKKPIVAVANTLMGSAAYWLGSQGTELVMAPSADAGSIGAMIMHQDISGWLDQVGLKMTIVRSEQSPLKNEAHPFAPLSADALTYLQGRANEAGADFIKAVASGRRVTQTKVREEFGQGRMVGAREAVARGMADRIATLDQVISGMLQQRSQRPSSRRRSALAFD; encoded by the coding sequence ATGATTAAGGTTGAAACCGTGGCGCCGGATCTGCGCCAAGCCGTGACGCAGATCACGTCAATCGACGCCCTGGTCGCGCTCGAGGTCTCGGCGCTCGCCGATTGCCTGGCGCGCGCCGAGCAGCGCCAGGCGCAAGCTGCTGCTGCGGCGGCGCAGGCCTCGAGCTCGGCCGGCAAGATCGCGCTGATCTCTGTCGCCGGCGGCCTGACGCCGCGCGGTAGCTGGTTCGGCTCGAGCCTTTACGGCATCGCCGTGCAGGTGACGCGGGCGGCCGATGACCAGGACGTCGCCGGCGTCGTTCTCGACGTCGACAGTCCAGGCGGAACGGTCGCCGGCACGGTCGAGGCCGCGAATGCGATCGCGTCGGCCGCAGCTAAGAAGCCGATTGTTGCCGTCGCGAATACGCTGATGGGCTCGGCGGCCTATTGGCTAGGTTCGCAGGGCACTGAGCTCGTCATGGCGCCGTCTGCCGATGCCGGCTCGATCGGCGCGATGATTATGCATCAGGATATTTCCGGGTGGCTCGACCAAGTCGGCCTCAAGATGACGATCGTCCGCTCGGAGCAGTCGCCGCTGAAAAACGAGGCGCATCCGTTTGCGCCGCTATCGGCCGACGCTCTGACCTATCTGCAGGGTCGCGCAAACGAGGCCGGCGCCGATTTCATCAAGGCGGTTGCGAGCGGCCGGCGCGTGACGCAGACCAAAGTCCGCGAGGAGTTCGGCCAGGGCCGCATGGTCGGTGCGCGCGAGGCTGTCGCGCGGGGTATGGCCGACCGGATCGCGACGCTCGACCAGGTCATCAGCGGCATGCTGCAGCAGCGGTCGCAGCGGCCGAGCTCGCGCCGGCGATCGGCGCTGGCGTTTGACTAG